In one Dermochelys coriacea isolate rDerCor1 chromosome 20, rDerCor1.pri.v4, whole genome shotgun sequence genomic region, the following are encoded:
- the GADD45GIP1 gene encoding growth arrest and DNA damage-inducible proteins-interacting protein 1: MAAPMWRAWLGLFRAAVPAARPYHAPPPRRKPGGVYRPDPGDPLTPVWQLQPAYEAKLYGRHGSASGVDPARLWPSPEKLQELEAEEREWFPGLREMEAALDAKEQQEERQRVEREKLIAANMAKMPQMIEDWRREKAARKEKEQEDKARRERLLAEAQERFGHKVDYRSAKFQELVQEMEKKQRKELKLKKKQLKEEAKKKTAAATDPEPVPVSAGGPEPA; this comes from the exons ATGGCGGCCCCCATGTGGCGGGCGTGGCTGGGGCTGTTCCGGGCCGCGGTCCCGGCCGCCCGCCCCTATCACGCCCCGCCCCCGCGGCGCAAGCCGGGCGGCGTGTACCGGCCGGACCCCGGCGATCCCCTCACGCCCGTGTGGCAGCTGCAGCCCGCCTATGAGGCTAAGCTGTACGGGCGCCACGGCTCGGCCTCCGGCGTGGACCCGGCCCGGCTCTGGCCCAGCCCCGAgaagctgcaggagctggaggccGAGGAGAGGGAGTGGTTCCCCGGGCTGAGGGAGATGGAGGCGGCGCTGGACGcgaaggagcagcaggaggagaggcAGCGGGTGGAGAG AGAGAAGCTGATTGCTGCCAACATGGCCAAGATGCCACAGATGATCGAGGACTGGCGGCGGGAGAAGGCAGCACGCaaggagaaggagcaggaggaCAAGGCCCGGCGGGAGCGGCTGCTGGCTGAGGCCCAGGAGCGTTTTGGCCACAAGGTGGACTACCGCAGTGCCAAATTCCAGGAGCTGGTGCAGGAGATGGAGAAGAAACAGCGCAAGGAGCTCAAGCTGAAGAAGAAACAGCTCAAGGAGGAGGCAAAGAAGAAAACTGCTGCTGCCACTGACCCAGAACCTGTTCCTGTCTCAGCTGGCGGTCCTGAACCAGCCTAG